The segment AATTGCACCAAAGCCATATTCCGACCCCGTATTCATAACAGCAAGCAAGGAACCCCCAATGCTCTTATTTAGTTCTTCTTTCAAATTTCCCGTGACTCGCTTCCAATCGAATGCGAGAGCTGCCACAATCCCTGCCACCAATGCCATTTCAACTGCCCAAATAGCAGCGTTGGCCGTTACATCAACCGAATATTGATCTAACCCCATGGCAGAAAAATCGAACCCATTTGGATACCAAGTAGGGATCGCTTTCGTTAAATAGTTGTTCATAACCGCTACGAGAACAAGCGGAACAAAAGCCAGAACTTGCCTTAGTATAGAATGATTTGCACTGGAATCAGAAGCAGATTCCTTTTCTTTTATGAATTCCTTTTCAGGCAAGGCAGGGTTTTTACCCTCAAACCCGTAATAACCCTCTCCATTTTTCACCGCTTGTCTTCGTCTGAATTCCAAGTATGCCAGTCCTGCAGACAATACAATGATTGCTCCTATAATTCCGAGGATCGGTGCCGCATAAATGTCTGTACCGAAGAAAGTGGTAGGAATAACATTTTGAATTTGTGGGGTGCCAGGCAAGGCATCCATCGTGAATGTAAACGCTCCTAATGCAATCGTCGCAGGCATAAGTCTTTTAGGAATATCCGCTTTCTTGAATAATTGAACCGCAAATGGATAAATCGCAAAAACTGCTACAAATAAGCTAACGCCGCTATACGTTAGAATTGCCCCCAAGATGATAATGGTAAGCATTGCTTGCTTCTCGCCTATGAGCCGGACGATCGTTTTCGCAATTGACTCAGCGATACCGGACATTTCAATGACTTTTCCGAAGATGGCCCCTAATAAAAATACTGGAAAATAAGTTTTAATAAATCCGACCATTCTTTCCATGAAAACACCTGTGTAGAACGGCAGGATATTAGCAGGATCTATCAGGAAAACCGCCAATAATGCAGCTAAAGGCGCAAACAAAATGACCGAATATCCCCGGTAGGCGGTGAACATGAGCAGTCCAAGCGCTAATAAAATAATAAACAAATCCACAACAAAACCCCCAAAAGTATTTTACGTTAAAATCCCGTGTCGAGTAAGAAACATCTTTACTCCCCTTAACCCCACTTTAATATTTTAAATAACCAGACAAAAATAAAATATATTATTTAAAAATAACAATAAGTTATTTTTAAATAATCATAGACTTAATTAGACTTTTTTGTCAATATGCCAACTTTATATTCCAGGCACAAAAACAGATCAAAAATTATACTGGTTTTCTATTCTTGAATGCCAACAAAAACAAGTAGTGACCTAAATTAAGCATCCAGAAAGAACGTTTCTCAAAAAATAGCCGGAAACCTCTTTGTTTGACAAAGGCGGAGATGCGCACTAAAATTATCTTGAATTCGAGATATTTTATTTTACTATTCTGTAATCTCTAATATTCTGATATAACATATTTCCAAGGAGGATTCGCACTATTTATATTTTAGAAACAAAATCATCCGCATCACAATTGAAAGGAGGTGAGTTCAAATGTTGAGCATCATCGTTGGTCTAGTATTGTTGATGGCGTTAGCCTATCTTGGATGGTCCATCATTTGGGTAGCCCCATTAGCTGCCGGCGTCGTCGCTTTAATGAGTGGATTGGATGTATTCGACACCTATACCGGAACCTATATGGATGGATTAGTGGGATTCGTGAAAAGCTGGTTCCCGATCTTCTTATTAGGTGCAATTTTCGGAAAGTTGATGGAAGAAACCGGCGCAGCCAAAGCCGTTGCCCATAAAGTAACGCAGTTAATCGGGAAAAAGAGAGCAATTCTTGGCGTGCTGATCGCTTCCGCTTTACTGACGTATGGCGGAGTTAGTTTATTCGTTGTGGTATTTGCAGTTTATCCGATTGCTCTGGAACTTTTCCGTGAAGCAAACATCACCAGAAAGTTGCTGGTTCCCACATTCGCTCTCGGAGCTTTTACGTTCACCATGACATCCATGCCGGGTACACCACAAATTCAAAACTTGATCCCCATGGATTATTACAACACAACCCCAACGGCAGGTCCGGTAATCGGGATTGTCACGACATTGATCATGGCCGTTGGCGGATACTTCTGGTTGGCCTACAGAGAGAAAAAGCTTTCTGCTAAAGGCGATCGGTTCACAGAACCAAATAAATCAGCGGCCACTGAGAAAAAAGAAGAAGAAGAGAAAGTTCCGAATTGGCTTTTGTCTTTAGTTCCTCTTATGGTGGTAGTCGTGCTGCTAAATATCGTGAAATTGGAACCGATCTATGCGTTAATCCTGGGTGTACTCAGTATTATGCTTATTAACATAAAGGATTATAAAAAGTTCGTTTTCTCTATTAACGACGGTGCCAAAGGCTCGGTAATGGCCATTTTGAATACGAGTGCGGCGGTTGGTTTTGGAGCTGTCATAGCGGTAGTTCCCGCATTTGATAACATAACCGAATGGCTGCTGAACGTCTCAGATAATCCATTAGTGGCTCAATCTTTAGCTGTTCAAATTATGGCGGTTATCACAGGTTCCGCTTCCGGCGGGATGGGAATCGCCCTCAGTACACTCGGCGACACGTTCTACAGCCTTTCTCAAACCACAGGCATTAGCCCGGAAGTGTTCCATAGAATGGCCGCAGTAGCATCAGGCGCTTCAATCCTTCCCAATAACGGGGCTCTTTTAACGCTTATTGCCGTTACCGGATTGACCCATAGGGAAACATATAAAGATGTATTCGTCGTTGCTTTTTTAATACCCACAATTGCAGTAATTGCCGGCATCATCATGGGCGGCATGGGATTGGTATAAAATTGGTTGCTTATTTAAAAGGAAAATACAAAACTATAACTGGAGGAATTAATCATGGTTGAAAACAAAGTAGTTATTATTACAGGTTCCGCTCGCGGGATCGGGTTTGAAATCGGAAAACATTTTGCAGCAGAAGGCGCCAACGTTGTCCTTTCGGACATCAATAACGAAGTGTTGCAGGAAGCTGCTGCATCTTTGAAAAAACTTGGCTATGAAGCAATTGGTGTCAAAGCTGACGTGACAAGCGAAGAAGAGCTTCAAAACTTGGTCGCTGAAACCAAAAAAACTTATGGCCGCGTGGATATCGTAATCAACAACGCCGGGTTACAGCATGTGTCGCCGATTGAAGAGTTCCCAACAGCAAAATTTGAATTGATGATTAAAATCATGCTGACAGCACCTTTCATCCTGACCAAAACCGTTTTCCCGATCATGAAAGAACAAGGGTTTGGACGCATCATCAACATCTCTTCCATTAACGGCCTAATCGGATTTGCAGGCAAAGCCGCCTACAATAGTGCCAAACACGGCGTCATCGGTTTAACAAAAGTTGCAGCATTAGAAGGTGCAGAGCATGGCATTACAGTCAATGCGATTGCCCCAGGATATGTAGATACACCACTTGTACGTGGGCAAATGGCTGATCTGGCTAAAACCCGCAATGTTCCTGTAGAAGATGTCTTGGCAGAAGTGCTTCTTCCGCTAGTGCCTCAAAAACGGTTACTGGATGTCAGTGAAATTGCGGACTATGCCTTATTCCTGGCAAGTGATAAAGCGAAAAGTGTGACAGGGCAAGCTGTTGTCATTGATGGCGGTTATACTGCTCAATAAACATCAACTCAAAAAGCATCGACCTTATACATGGTCGATGCTTTTTTTAGATTTAGTCCTTAATAATTAAAAATCAAAACCAATTTGATCTTATTAATTTCACATTTTCATTAATCAATTACTAATAATTTTGGATGAGAAAAGCTTCTCCGCTTTCGGTGTGATTAATTGAAGCGTGCCAATTCCTTCATCCATAGGGAATAAAGACTCTTAATGCACAACTACCCCTTCCTATACGCAATCCTTCAGTTGCTAAATGGTATTTCCATGAATTGGCGGCATATAAATCAATGAAATTCAAACTGAATAACGCCTAAATACCTTTTCACTTACTTTTCTCCATCACGGCAAAGTAATTTTCTTCCCTATCGGCAAAGTTGAAGACTCTGCCGGAAGGCATCTCGACAATTTCTCCGATTGTAATATTTTGCGCTGTCAGCTTGCTGTATAATTGATCGAGATTTTCTGTGAAAAACATCAGCGAAGGCGTACCCAGATTTAGTTCGGGTGACATTTGAGCGATGATTTCCTTGTTATGCAGAACGATTGTCGTTTCAGCCCCTCTTTCCGGCGCAATTTCAATCCATCTCATTTCTCCGTTGCTTTCTTCAGAAACTACTTCGAATCCCATGTTTTCCGTCCAAAATCTGACTGCCTCGTCCTGGTCGTTCACATATAGCATGATTTGGCCGACTTGTTTGATCATTTGTTTCCCTCCTCTTTCTATTCCTCAAAGTAATTTCACATCTATGTAACTTGAATATTAAAACAATCCCTTTCGCATTTCAATGTGAATTTGCTTTGAAAGAAACCAAAAAGAACCTTCAATCCAACGAAGGATAGAAATAGAACCGTCCGTAAATGCAACCTTTTATGAACAGACCTATTGAGTTCATAATTTCATCGCAATAAAAAATACCGATCAGTTTTAAATACGACTGATCGGTTATCTGTTCTAATTACTTCTTTATGATTTTCTCGTGATGAGTTGAAGTAATTTTAAATTTTCTCCAAAGTGAAGTATGCCTTTCGGATAAATTTTTGCCGCAAAATAACCGAATACAAATGTGGTGATGACAAGTAAGGCGATTGAAAGGCTGATCTCCGCAAATGAAGCCGCGTCTTTCATAATCAAAATAATCATATTGAACGGGGATGTAAACGGAAATGTTGCCATGAACTTCGATAAAGTTGAAGTCGGATCATCCATGACAAAAAGAATACCTGAAAAAGCACTTACCATTAACAGAATGGAAATCGGCATCGTCGTTCCGTTAAGCTCTTCCGGACGGCTTACCATAGAACCGAATACTGCATATAGAGAAGCATACAATAAATAACCCAATAAAAAGAAGATGAAAAAGTAAACACAATGCTCGGCTGTGAGGGCCGACAGGTTCAATTCAAAATTCCCTAAGCTTTGTGCAGGTTCCACAATTCCGGATTTCAGATACAACGCGATGGAGCCAAAGAAAGCCGCGAACTGCACGAGGCTTGCTAAAGCAATCCCGAATATTTTCCCAAAAATCATGGCGAGTGGATTTACTTTCGTCACCATCACTTCCATGACCCTGGAAGCTTTTTCCGAAGCGACGCCGGTGGCGATAGTTGTGCCGTACATCATGACCGCCATTAAAATGAACATCAGCATCAAGTAAATCACAAAGACCGAAACTTCGTTTTCTGAAGTGAATTTTCCTTTTTCCATGGCGACAGGAACGAACAGGGCCTGCTGATCGGCTGCCGATATGCCGTTGCTGTCTGCAATTCTTTGTGTATTTTTCGCTTGAAGATATTGGGACAGCGAAGAATTCAACACGACGTCGTTGGTTTTGGAAAAGTACGTGACGGAATAATTGCTTTCGCCTTTATCTATTATGTATAGGCCCGCAATTTTCCCTTCCTGGGCATCTTCTTTTAACGAACTTACTTGGCTGTCCGTTCCTTCTTTCCATTCCCAGTCAGCCAACTGCCCTTCCAATTCCACCAACTGGATCTCCGGCGCATTGGAGATGACCACCACTTCTTCTTTCGCGTCTGTAAAATTCTCCAGGATGCTTGGAAGCGAAATGGCGAAGATGGAAATCAGGATCAAAGCCAACGTTGTCGTAAGGTAAGACTTCGATGTCACTCTTTCCCGAAACGATTGCTTGAAGACCAAATAGAAGTTTCTCATCATTAATCCCCTGCCTTTTCAATGAATATTTGGTTTAGAGATGGATCCGCGATGCCGATTTTTCGGATTGCAACCAAACTTTTTAATTTTTCAATGAGGCACAGGCCTTGCTCCATGGTTTTAACTTGCAACTGATATTCCTTTCCCTTTTTGACAAACTCAGTTTGCAGCTCTTTAAAATGCTCTTCCAAGGGCTCGGAAGATTCAATGTTCACATACTTGAAGCCATACCGGGTTTTAATATCTGAAATCGCGCCCGACAGCACCACTTCGCCGTGCTTCATCAAATACACGCGGTCGCAGAACGATTCAACGCTTTCCATCCGGTGGCTCGAAAAGATCAGCGTTTTCTTCAGCTCAATCAAATCTTCAATTACCCCTTCCAGCATTTGCGCATTGACCGGATCCAGACCGCTGAAAGGCTCATCCAGAATGACCAGGTCCGGATCGTGCATCAGCGCCGCGATCAATTGGATTTTTTGCTGGTTTCCTTTTGATAAATCTCCAGTGTCTTTTTTGAGATACTCGCTAATTCCCAGGCGCTCGATCCATTTCAAAGCTTCCTGCTTGGCAGCACGCTTGCTCATGCCTTCCAATTGGCCGAAATAAACCAATTGGTCCAGCATGTTCATCTTCGGATACAGGCCTCTTTCTTCGGGCAGATAGCCGAGTTTCATTTCTTTGCGCGAGAACGGTTTTCCTCCCCATTCAATGCTGCCGCTTTCCTGCTGCAATAACCCGAGAATCATCCGGATCGTCGTGGTTTTTCCTGCTCCGTTTCTTCCCAGCAGCCCCACGGCTTCGCCTTGCTCTACGGATAAAGACAAGTTCTTTACTGCGTGGTATGGTCCGAAATGCTTGTTTAAATCGTTAATTGTTAGGTTCATCCTCTATCTTCCTCTCTTTAGAAAAATGCTTTATACACGACAATGACCAGCACACCCGCCAGTACACACAATCCGTATTGCCATAGTTTGTTCATCCAACTCATCTCCTTAGTCAGTAATCCATTGAATGGCCGTTTCTTTTGAATCCACTTGTCTGTTTTCGAGGACAGTTGCCAATTCTCCGTGCAGCAGAACTGCCTTTTTGTAGCTCTCAATCACTTGCTTTTCATCGGCATTCTTTTTATGCAAAAGGCCTAACCGAAATCTTTCTCCTTTTTCCAGTTCTGAACTGATTTCCCCTACTTTTTTAAAGTAATTGTGATCAAAATCTATTTCGAACCGGCCGGGCTGGCTGATGCCTTCCACTGCTTGATGGTCCAGAATGATAATTTCGGGTTTTGAAAAATCAGGCGTCTGCGAAAAAGCGCGGAAGCAGATTTGGGCAAGTGTATTCAAGTGGA is part of the Planococcus shenhongbingii genome and harbors:
- a CDS encoding GntP family permease — encoded protein: MDLFIILLALGLLMFTAYRGYSVILFAPLAALLAVFLIDPANILPFYTGVFMERMVGFIKTYFPVFLLGAIFGKVIEMSGIAESIAKTIVRLIGEKQAMLTIIILGAILTYSGVSLFVAVFAIYPFAVQLFKKADIPKRLMPATIALGAFTFTMDALPGTPQIQNVIPTTFFGTDIYAAPILGIIGAIIVLSAGLAYLEFRRRQAVKNGEGYYGFEGKNPALPEKEFIKEKESASDSSANHSILRQVLAFVPLVLVAVMNNYLTKAIPTWYPNGFDFSAMGLDQYSVDVTANAAIWAVEMALVAGIVAALAFDWKRVTGNLKEELNKSIGGSLLAVMNTGSEYGFGAIIAALPGFAKISNGISGVFTNPLVNGAITTSTLAGITGSASGGMGIALSAMGDTFNQAIAAANIPPEVMHRVVAMASGGMDTLPHNGAVITLLAVTGLTHKQSYGDIFVITIIKTLAVFVVIALYMWFGIV
- a CDS encoding GntP family permease; its protein translation is MLSIIVGLVLLMALAYLGWSIIWVAPLAAGVVALMSGLDVFDTYTGTYMDGLVGFVKSWFPIFLLGAIFGKLMEETGAAKAVAHKVTQLIGKKRAILGVLIASALLTYGGVSLFVVVFAVYPIALELFREANITRKLLVPTFALGAFTFTMTSMPGTPQIQNLIPMDYYNTTPTAGPVIGIVTTLIMAVGGYFWLAYREKKLSAKGDRFTEPNKSAATEKKEEEEKVPNWLLSLVPLMVVVVLLNIVKLEPIYALILGVLSIMLINIKDYKKFVFSINDGAKGSVMAILNTSAAVGFGAVIAVVPAFDNITEWLLNVSDNPLVAQSLAVQIMAVITGSASGGMGIALSTLGDTFYSLSQTTGISPEVFHRMAAVASGASILPNNGALLTLIAVTGLTHRETYKDVFVVAFLIPTIAVIAGIIMGGMGLV
- a CDS encoding 3-hydroxybutyrate dehydrogenase, giving the protein MVENKVVIITGSARGIGFEIGKHFAAEGANVVLSDINNEVLQEAAASLKKLGYEAIGVKADVTSEEELQNLVAETKKTYGRVDIVINNAGLQHVSPIEEFPTAKFELMIKIMLTAPFILTKTVFPIMKEQGFGRIINISSINGLIGFAGKAAYNSAKHGVIGLTKVAALEGAEHGITVNAIAPGYVDTPLVRGQMADLAKTRNVPVEDVLAEVLLPLVPQKRLLDVSEIADYALFLASDKAKSVTGQAVVIDGGYTAQ
- a CDS encoding VOC family protein — encoded protein: MIKQVGQIMLYVNDQDEAVRFWTENMGFEVVSEESNGEMRWIEIAPERGAETTIVLHNKEIIAQMSPELNLGTPSLMFFTENLDQLYSKLTAQNITIGEIVEMPSGRVFNFADREENYFAVMEKSK
- a CDS encoding ABC transporter permease; amino-acid sequence: MMRNFYLVFKQSFRERVTSKSYLTTTLALILISIFAISLPSILENFTDAKEEVVVISNAPEIQLVELEGQLADWEWKEGTDSQVSSLKEDAQEGKIAGLYIIDKGESNYSVTYFSKTNDVVLNSSLSQYLQAKNTQRIADSNGISAADQQALFVPVAMEKGKFTSENEVSVFVIYLMLMFILMAVMMYGTTIATGVASEKASRVMEVMVTKVNPLAMIFGKIFGIALASLVQFAAFFGSIALYLKSGIVEPAQSLGNFELNLSALTAEHCVYFFIFFLLGYLLYASLYAVFGSMVSRPEELNGTTMPISILLMVSAFSGILFVMDDPTSTLSKFMATFPFTSPFNMIILIMKDAASFAEISLSIALLVITTFVFGYFAAKIYPKGILHFGENLKLLQLITRKS
- a CDS encoding ABC transporter ATP-binding protein, whose amino-acid sequence is MNLTINDLNKHFGPYHAVKNLSLSVEQGEAVGLLGRNGAGKTTTIRMILGLLQQESGSIEWGGKPFSRKEMKLGYLPEERGLYPKMNMLDQLVYFGQLEGMSKRAAKQEALKWIERLGISEYLKKDTGDLSKGNQQKIQLIAALMHDPDLVILDEPFSGLDPVNAQMLEGVIEDLIELKKTLIFSSHRMESVESFCDRVYLMKHGEVVLSGAISDIKTRYGFKYVNIESSEPLEEHFKELQTEFVKKGKEYQLQVKTMEQGLCLIEKLKSLVAIRKIGIADPSLNQIFIEKAGD